In one Nocardioides sp. NBC_00368 genomic region, the following are encoded:
- a CDS encoding TetR-like C-terminal domain-containing protein codes for MRSRERVLEAALAELAERGYGGFSIDGVATRAGVARSTIYRLGHDRLSLIAAAMETLNVQPRPEAGGQDPRADVVAIVSHLASAMQSSLMSDCLPAVLDGAERDPGLRELHHRYSAQRRTRLVDALARLKESGQDVGDPERAAEALAGAVFYRRLMTPAPLRTDEVEGLVATVVGER; via the coding sequence GTGCGCAGCCGCGAAAGAGTGCTCGAAGCGGCGCTCGCCGAGCTCGCCGAGCGGGGATACGGCGGATTCAGCATCGACGGCGTGGCGACCCGCGCCGGCGTAGCGCGAAGCACCATCTACCGGCTCGGCCACGATCGGCTCAGCCTGATCGCGGCCGCGATGGAGACACTCAATGTGCAGCCGCGCCCCGAGGCCGGTGGCCAGGACCCGCGGGCCGACGTCGTCGCCATCGTCAGCCACCTCGCCTCCGCCATGCAGTCGTCCCTGATGTCCGACTGTCTTCCCGCGGTGCTCGACGGCGCCGAGCGCGACCCTGGACTGCGGGAGCTGCATCACCGTTACAGCGCGCAGCGGCGTACGCGGCTGGTCGATGCACTCGCCCGGCTGAAGGAGTCGGGACAGGATGTCGGGGATCCGGAGCGGGCGGCGGAGGCGCTGGCAGGAGCGGTGTTCTACCGGCGGCTGATGACGCCGGCTCCGCTGCGTACGGACGAGGTCGAGGGATTGGTGGCAACCGTCGTCGGGGAACGGTGA
- a CDS encoding VOC family protein, with amino-acid sequence MIPGFRYIVDDIPAAVAFYRELGFEDVGPRAGGFAMLEGHGLRLMLNSPGAGGAGQAADDGTVPSPGGWSRIQLEVADVDEELRRLSEAGAQVRTSRIDGRGGSQAVVEDPAGNAVELFAPA; translated from the coding sequence ATGATTCCCGGATTCCGCTACATCGTCGACGACATCCCTGCGGCGGTCGCCTTCTATCGCGAGCTCGGCTTCGAGGACGTCGGGCCCAGAGCCGGCGGCTTCGCGATGCTCGAGGGGCACGGCCTGAGACTGATGCTGAACAGCCCAGGTGCCGGCGGCGCCGGACAGGCAGCCGACGACGGGACGGTGCCCAGCCCTGGTGGCTGGAGCCGTATCCAGCTCGAGGTGGCCGACGTGGACGAGGAGCTCCGACGCCTGAGTGAGGCCGGAGCTCAGGTCCGCACCAGCCGCATCGACGGCCGGGGCGGTTCCCAGGCCGTGGTCGAGGACCCGGCCGGCAACGCCGTCGAGCTCTTCGCGCCCGCCTGA
- a CDS encoding siderophore-interacting protein: MGFDDGRKLKGLYAAEVLHNKQVTPHMVRLTLAGDDLRRFPQRGFDQWFRLFLPRPGGAATNFDVVPEKLGTIDYLKYMRHGDRPPLRNYTVREHRPELGEIDVDFVVHGDIGIAGPWARTAQPGERVVLMDQGTGFDFAPDASFHLLVGDESALPAILGILRDMPRDARGLAIIEIPDMADVQDVSGPDGVEVRWLPRGDSADQAGALAIAEVKSFTPEEPATLSAYLVGERTIPAEGRRHLVSLGVPKSRITFVGYWRLGKAQA; encoded by the coding sequence ATGGGATTCGACGACGGTCGGAAGCTGAAAGGTCTGTACGCCGCCGAGGTGCTGCACAACAAGCAGGTCACCCCGCACATGGTGCGGCTCACCCTGGCCGGCGACGACCTGCGGCGCTTCCCGCAGCGTGGCTTCGACCAGTGGTTCCGGCTCTTCCTTCCACGACCGGGTGGCGCGGCCACAAACTTCGACGTGGTGCCCGAGAAGCTCGGGACGATCGACTACCTCAAGTACATGAGGCATGGTGACCGGCCGCCGCTGCGCAACTACACGGTGCGCGAGCACCGTCCCGAGCTTGGCGAGATCGACGTCGACTTCGTCGTCCACGGCGACATCGGGATAGCCGGCCCGTGGGCGCGTACGGCACAGCCCGGGGAGCGGGTCGTGCTCATGGACCAGGGCACGGGCTTCGACTTCGCGCCGGACGCCTCGTTCCATCTGCTCGTCGGTGACGAGTCAGCGCTTCCGGCGATCCTGGGGATCCTCCGGGACATGCCGCGGGACGCTCGAGGGCTGGCGATCATCGAGATCCCGGACATGGCCGACGTCCAGGACGTCTCCGGGCCGGACGGGGTCGAGGTGCGGTGGCTGCCGCGGGGCGACTCCGCCGATCAGGCCGGAGCTCTGGCGATCGCCGAGGTGAAGTCGTTCACGCCCGAGGAGCCGGCCACGCTCTCCGCCTATCTCGTCGGCGAGCGGACGATCCCGGCCGAGGGACGGCGGCATCTGGTCTCGCTCGGCGTCCCCAAGTCGCGGATCACGTTCGTCGGCTATTGGCGGCTCGGCAAGGCGCAGGCATAA
- a CDS encoding LLM class flavin-dependent oxidoreductase, which translates to MKISLWPNLVFPAADILAEAQAADQAGWYGVWVADHYMPNTGTEEIDDGPMHEVWGILPALAATTQNVRIGPLVSPTTIHHPAVLANRSATIDHIAGGRFVLGMGAGWQINEHKAYGFDLPGAKVLVDRFEEAIEVTRSLLDKPRTTFEGTHFQLTDAPCEPKPVASPLPILVGAKGPRMLRVVARHADEWNTWGTPESAGAVRSKLLEACEQVGRDPSTIRTTTNLMLDLDGANPGFARTQTGSAGELQDFVGRYVEAGFDEFILPTWNLGKTGAERIERAAQLKAEVLDPAL; encoded by the coding sequence GTGAAGATCTCGCTGTGGCCCAACCTCGTCTTCCCCGCCGCCGACATCCTCGCCGAGGCGCAGGCGGCCGACCAGGCCGGCTGGTACGGCGTCTGGGTCGCCGACCACTACATGCCGAACACCGGCACCGAGGAGATCGACGACGGGCCGATGCACGAGGTCTGGGGAATCCTGCCGGCGCTCGCCGCGACCACCCAGAACGTACGCATCGGGCCGCTCGTCTCCCCGACGACGATCCACCACCCGGCGGTGCTCGCGAACCGGTCCGCGACGATCGACCACATCGCGGGCGGGCGGTTCGTGCTCGGGATGGGCGCCGGTTGGCAGATCAACGAGCACAAGGCCTACGGCTTCGACCTGCCGGGCGCGAAGGTGCTCGTCGACCGGTTCGAGGAGGCGATCGAGGTCACTCGGTCGCTGCTCGACAAGCCGCGCACCACGTTCGAGGGGACTCACTTCCAGCTCACCGACGCGCCGTGCGAGCCGAAGCCCGTGGCGTCACCGCTGCCGATCCTGGTCGGTGCCAAGGGTCCGCGGATGCTCCGGGTCGTCGCCCGGCACGCCGACGAGTGGAACACCTGGGGCACCCCCGAGAGCGCCGGCGCGGTGCGCTCCAAGCTCCTGGAGGCCTGCGAGCAGGTCGGCCGCGACCCGTCCACGATCAGGACGACCACGAACCTGATGCTCGATCTCGACGGCGCGAACCCGGGCTTCGCCAGGACGCAGACCGGCTCGGCCGGTGAGCTGCAGGACTTCGTCGGGCGCTACGTCGAGGCCGGCTTCGACGAGTTCATCCTGCCGACGTGGAACCTCGGGAAGACCGGTGCCGAGCGGATCGAGCGGGCCGCACAGCTCAAGGCCGAGGTGCTCGACCCGGCTCTCTAG
- a CDS encoding winged helix-turn-helix transcriptional regulator: MQRTNFGDMACSIARTLDVIGEPWSPLVLRDIWVGMNRFDQIQADLGISRKVLTERLGHLVERGVLERRAYDNRPRHEYVLTEKGRELVDVLMVMAGWGDKWLAGETGPPVLYRHHACGEIGRVDLRCSHCGEPMHADDVEVLAGPGAAPQPASAG; this comes from the coding sequence ATGCAACGTACGAACTTCGGCGACATGGCCTGCTCGATCGCGCGGACGCTCGATGTGATCGGAGAGCCGTGGTCGCCTCTCGTGCTGCGCGACATCTGGGTGGGCATGAACCGCTTCGACCAGATCCAGGCGGATCTCGGCATCTCTCGGAAGGTGCTCACCGAGCGGCTGGGGCACCTGGTCGAGCGCGGGGTGCTCGAGAGGCGGGCGTACGACAACCGGCCGCGCCATGAGTACGTCCTGACCGAGAAGGGGCGCGAGCTGGTCGACGTGCTGATGGTGATGGCCGGGTGGGGCGACAAGTGGCTCGCGGGCGAGACCGGGCCGCCCGTCCTCTACCGGCATCACGCGTGCGGCGAGATCGGCCGCGTCGATCTGCGGTGCTCGCACTGCGGCGAGCCCATGCACGCCGACGACGTCGAGGTGCTGGCCGGACCAGGGGCTGCGCCGCAGCCGGCCTCAGCGGGGTAA
- a CDS encoding RNA polymerase sigma factor, which produces MSDATRAVEAIWRIESARIVGALARYTGDFALAEDAAQEALAEALVSWPRDGQPANPVGWLMTTAKRRAIDTIRRAGVQREKYEAIAHDQDEAYADDLDVERIDDDVLALMFVSCHPVLSKEARVALTLRVVGGLSSEEIARAFLVPVPTIQARITRAKKTIAAAKVPFEVPSPDERRQRLAGVLNVLYLIFTEGSTATSGEDLIRTDLAREARRLTRVLIGVLPDEPEAYGLLALMELTASRFPARLDAAGDPVLLEEQDRTRWDQGAIRRGRAALEQATPRGLGPYGLQAAIAATHAVAASVETTDWERIIVLYEALGRIAPNPIVDLNRAVAVAMAHGPLRALELVDRIAEDRRLDHTHLLPTVRGELLRRLGRTVEAREELERAESMCANERERAVLRQKLADLP; this is translated from the coding sequence ATGAGTGACGCGACGCGCGCCGTCGAGGCGATCTGGCGTATCGAGTCCGCCCGTATCGTCGGCGCGCTCGCGCGTTACACCGGCGACTTCGCCCTCGCCGAGGACGCGGCCCAGGAGGCCCTCGCGGAGGCGCTGGTCTCCTGGCCACGCGACGGCCAGCCGGCCAACCCGGTCGGCTGGCTGATGACCACGGCCAAGCGGCGGGCCATCGACACGATCCGCCGCGCCGGCGTCCAGCGCGAGAAGTACGAGGCCATCGCCCATGACCAGGACGAGGCGTACGCCGACGACCTGGATGTCGAACGGATCGACGACGACGTCCTCGCGCTGATGTTCGTCTCCTGCCACCCGGTGCTGTCCAAGGAGGCCCGGGTGGCGCTCACCCTGCGGGTGGTCGGCGGTCTGAGCAGCGAGGAGATCGCCCGGGCCTTCCTGGTGCCGGTGCCGACGATCCAGGCTCGGATCACCCGCGCCAAGAAGACGATCGCGGCGGCGAAGGTGCCCTTCGAGGTGCCCTCGCCCGACGAGCGCCGGCAGCGGCTCGCCGGCGTGCTCAACGTCCTCTACCTGATCTTCACCGAGGGCTCCACCGCCACGTCCGGCGAGGATCTGATCCGCACCGACCTCGCCCGCGAGGCACGCAGGCTGACCCGCGTGCTGATCGGCGTGCTGCCCGACGAGCCCGAGGCGTACGGGCTGCTCGCGCTCATGGAGCTCACCGCCTCCCGCTTCCCGGCGCGCCTCGACGCCGCCGGTGACCCGGTCCTCCTCGAGGAGCAGGACCGCACCCGATGGGACCAAGGAGCCATCCGCCGGGGCCGGGCCGCCCTCGAGCAGGCCACTCCACGCGGCCTCGGCCCCTATGGTCTCCAGGCCGCGATCGCCGCCACCCATGCGGTGGCCGCCTCGGTGGAGACCACCGACTGGGAGCGGATCATCGTCCTCTACGAGGCGCTGGGCCGCATCGCGCCCAACCCGATCGTCGACCTCAACCGTGCCGTGGCGGTCGCGATGGCCCACGGACCGTTGCGAGCTCTGGAACTGGTCGACCGGATCGCCGAGGACAGGCGACTCGACCACACCCATCTCCTCCCGACCGTACGCGGCGAGCTGCTGCGCCGGCTCGGCCGAACCGTCGAGGCGCGCGAGGAGCTGGAGCGGGCGGAATCGATGTGCGCGAACGAGCGTGAGCGTGCCGTCCTTCGGCAAAAACTCGCTGACCTTCCCTAA
- a CDS encoding pyridoxamine 5'-phosphate oxidase family protein, translating into MIDPDVRPFLEATNLAHVATIGPDGAPRTSPVWIGTHGDQIVFLTGNRGRKYRDLHSDPRIALSLAPAENDYMPVILRGRVVGWVEDESRWEIIDELATRYTGSPYPREVDEYGDRAIALIDLDYQHIGVG; encoded by the coding sequence ATGATCGACCCCGACGTACGTCCCTTCCTCGAGGCCACCAACCTCGCCCACGTCGCCACGATCGGACCCGACGGTGCCCCGCGCACCTCCCCGGTCTGGATCGGCACCCATGGAGACCAGATCGTCTTCCTCACCGGCAACCGCGGCCGCAAGTACCGAGATCTCCACAGCGACCCGCGCATAGCGCTCTCCCTCGCCCCGGCGGAGAACGACTACATGCCGGTGATCCTCCGCGGGCGCGTCGTCGGCTGGGTCGAGGACGAGAGCCGCTGGGAGATCATCGACGAGCTCGCCACCCGCTACACCGGCTCTCCCTATCCCCGGGAGGTAGACGAGTACGGCGACCGTGCGATCGCCCTGATCGACCTCGACTACCAGCACATCGGCGTCGGCTGA
- a CDS encoding MFS transporter → MPADELSGWRRNAAIFLAGQTVSLLGSMLVMYAVMWHLTIETRSGSVLMLSLVFGMLPQAFMSIFGGVWADRHHRKFLIMGSDATIAVATLILAGLMASGIDDLWIIYLALAIRSVFAGIQMPAVTAMIPQIAPESQLLRINGAFQTIQSAMTLLAPALAAVIYASMDIVAVFFIDAITALIGVGLLALVPVARLVRSDQGEVSYFGDLRAGLKYVSTHAHVRWILILFTLVMLMVGAPSYLTPLMVTRTFGDEVWKLTANELFWGFGMLAGGAAMAVLGPKIVHRMRLMVGSVILIGLLVVGLGVSTNMWVFFVFGLLIGVFFSALSTPAITILQERVVPEMQGRVFGILGIVMSVAMPLSMVVFGPLADQFSVESLLVLAGLLLFLVVAGILAIPGARRSLAEVDVPKEEPAASAPITPDEEASQGSK, encoded by the coding sequence ATGCCCGCCGACGAGCTTTCCGGCTGGAGGCGCAACGCAGCGATCTTCCTCGCCGGCCAGACGGTCTCCCTGCTCGGCTCGATGCTGGTGATGTACGCCGTGATGTGGCACCTCACCATCGAGACCCGTTCCGGGTCCGTGCTGATGCTCAGCCTCGTGTTCGGGATGCTCCCGCAGGCGTTCATGTCGATCTTCGGCGGCGTCTGGGCAGACCGCCATCACCGCAAGTTCCTCATCATGGGCTCGGACGCCACGATCGCGGTCGCAACCCTGATCCTGGCCGGCCTGATGGCGAGCGGGATCGACGACCTCTGGATCATCTATCTCGCCCTGGCCATCCGATCGGTCTTCGCCGGCATCCAGATGCCCGCGGTGACCGCGATGATCCCGCAGATCGCACCGGAGTCCCAGCTGCTCCGGATCAACGGAGCCTTCCAGACCATCCAGTCCGCGATGACGCTCCTGGCTCCGGCGCTCGCAGCGGTCATCTACGCCAGCATGGACATCGTCGCCGTCTTCTTCATCGACGCGATCACAGCCCTGATAGGCGTAGGGCTGCTCGCCCTCGTCCCGGTCGCCCGTCTCGTACGCTCCGACCAGGGAGAGGTCTCCTACTTCGGCGACCTGCGTGCCGGCCTGAAGTACGTCTCCACCCACGCGCACGTACGTTGGATCCTCATCCTCTTCACGCTGGTCATGCTCATGGTCGGAGCGCCCTCCTACCTGACTCCGCTGATGGTCACCCGTACCTTCGGCGACGAGGTCTGGAAGCTGACCGCGAACGAGCTGTTCTGGGGTTTCGGCATGCTCGCCGGCGGAGCCGCGATGGCAGTCCTCGGACCCAAGATCGTCCACCGCATGCGCCTGATGGTTGGCTCCGTCATTCTCATCGGGTTGCTGGTCGTCGGCCTGGGCGTCTCGACGAACATGTGGGTCTTCTTCGTCTTCGGGCTGCTGATCGGAGTGTTCTTCTCGGCGCTCAGCACGCCGGCGATCACGATCCTGCAGGAGCGGGTGGTGCCGGAGATGCAGGGACGTGTCTTCGGCATCCTCGGGATCGTCATGTCGGTCGCCATGCCGCTGTCCATGGTCGTCTTCGGTCCCCTTGCGGACCAGTTCTCCGTCGAGTCACTGCTCGTGCTCGCTGGCCTGCTCCTCTTCCTGGTGGTGGCCGGGATCCTCGCGATCCCCGGTGCGCGCCGTTCTCTCGCCGAGGTCGACGTCCCGAAGGAGGAGCCGGCCGCCTCTGCTCCGATCACGCCGGACGAGGAAGCATCGCAGGGCAGCAAATGA
- a CDS encoding YciI family protein yields the protein MPKYMLIWRTIDEDKQNAAMAEIPFEQMLEKMGQLNDELIKSGVLLAMEGLDPEEHTVVTYADADEPPVVTDGPYGETKELFGGFYLISVASKEEAVEWAKRLSYFPGSAVEIRRVPTIDEFPQDNPWIQKELDWRTKNGQL from the coding sequence ATGCCGAAGTACATGCTGATCTGGCGGACCATCGACGAGGACAAGCAGAACGCCGCGATGGCCGAGATCCCCTTCGAGCAGATGCTCGAGAAGATGGGTCAACTCAACGACGAGCTCATCAAGTCGGGTGTGCTGCTCGCGATGGAGGGTCTGGACCCGGAGGAGCACACCGTCGTCACCTACGCCGACGCCGACGAGCCGCCGGTGGTCACCGACGGTCCCTACGGCGAGACCAAGGAGCTCTTCGGCGGCTTCTATCTGATCTCCGTCGCCTCGAAGGAGGAGGCCGTGGAGTGGGCGAAGCGGCTCAGCTACTTCCCCGGCTCCGCCGTCGAGATCCGCCGGGTGCCGACGATCGACGAGTTTCCCCAGGACAACCCCTGGATCCAGAAGGAGCTCGACTGGCGGACCAAGAACGGACAGCTCTGA
- a CDS encoding YciI family protein, which translates to MKYVILIHSNPQPWGHPTGDFIPEFQSLPQEAREKLNAAFEGIMEELAANGELLGGQALADPASARLYRWDAGEPVATDGPYSEAKEHLAGFFLIDVESQERAEEVVRSFSGPGETVELRPVATY; encoded by the coding sequence ATGAAGTACGTCATCCTCATCCACTCCAACCCGCAGCCCTGGGGCCACCCGACGGGTGACTTCATCCCCGAGTTCCAGTCCTTGCCGCAGGAGGCCAGGGAGAAGCTCAACGCTGCCTTCGAGGGGATCATGGAGGAGCTAGCGGCCAACGGGGAGCTCCTCGGCGGGCAGGCGCTCGCCGACCCGGCCTCGGCCAGGCTCTACCGCTGGGACGCCGGCGAGCCGGTCGCCACCGACGGCCCCTACTCCGAGGCCAAGGAGCACCTGGCCGGCTTCTTCCTGATCGACGTCGAGTCGCAGGAGCGAGCCGAAGAGGTCGTACGCAGCTTCAGTGGCCCCGGTGAGACGGTCGAGCTACGGCCGGTGGCAACCTACTGA
- a CDS encoding nicotianamine synthase family protein has product MNPGAFEAVDERLVSTLDDLLAQQSLAPGIVVNALFHRLVTEVLSVPESAADSVLAALPPSRSPAVFRSVASAGEHALERVWADRIARAADPAEAFSRFPYRENYRLLVEMELQAVRRQGTDPRHVLLLGSGPLPLTALCLAEQGIAVHCVDHDPEAIRLSAAAFGRLGAAGVTFEHAEAAAATPPHPVDVVLLAGLVGSDDAAKADVLGKVVTHLAPGGLVLARSARGLRTLLYPRVGPAALAGLTVVAEANPEVDAPGTDVINSAILARPV; this is encoded by the coding sequence GTGAATCCGGGAGCGTTCGAAGCAGTCGACGAACGCCTGGTCTCCACCCTCGACGACCTCCTCGCCCAGCAGTCGCTGGCGCCCGGCATCGTCGTCAACGCTCTCTTCCACCGGTTGGTCACCGAGGTGCTGAGCGTGCCCGAGTCGGCCGCCGACTCGGTGCTGGCCGCGTTGCCGCCGTCTCGCTCACCCGCGGTATTCCGATCGGTGGCCTCCGCCGGCGAGCACGCCCTCGAGCGGGTCTGGGCCGACCGGATCGCGCGCGCCGCCGACCCCGCCGAGGCGTTCTCCCGCTTCCCCTACCGCGAGAACTACCGGCTTCTGGTGGAGATGGAGCTGCAGGCCGTACGCCGCCAGGGCACCGACCCGCGGCACGTCCTGCTCCTCGGCTCGGGGCCGCTGCCCCTGACCGCGCTCTGTCTGGCCGAGCAGGGCATCGCGGTGCACTGCGTCGATCACGACCCGGAGGCCATCCGGCTCTCCGCCGCCGCCTTCGGGCGACTGGGCGCCGCCGGCGTGACGTTCGAGCACGCCGAGGCGGCGGCCGCCACACCACCGCACCCCGTCGACGTCGTGCTCCTCGCCGGCCTGGTCGGATCCGATGACGCCGCGAAGGCCGACGTGCTCGGCAAGGTGGTCACCCACCTCGCCCCGGGCGGGCTCGTCCTGGCGCGGAGCGCCCGGGGGCTGCGTACGCTGCTCTATCCGCGGGTCGGCCCCGCGGCCCTGGCCGGCCTGACCGTGGTGGCCGAGGCCAACCCCGAGGTCGACGCCCCCGGGACCGACGTGATCAACAGCGCCATCCTCGCCCGGCCGGTCTAG
- a CDS encoding Nramp family divalent metal transporter, with product MSQAARIETSETPRWRILGPGLVVAATGVGAADLVATLIAGSKYGYALLWAVVIGCVLKVVLVEGAGRYSLATGETIFQGWRRLGIWTTIYFGPYIVIWGFIYGAAAMAGTGLALAALFSFASVKVWGILSGLIGLAIVWAGRYGLFEKFLAVLVGIMFVTMVAAAIITVPNLPDLLKGLVPTIPEGSLVNLLSVAGGVGGTITLAAYGYWLREKGWSTPSFMRVMRLDNTTAYVVTGIFVVATLIVGAELLYSAQIAIGTGDQGMLDLSKVLADRYGNWFGKLFLIGFWAAAMSSLVGVWNGVSLMFADFMGTVRGKADEPEAKSGGIWYRSYILWLTFPPMIWLLLADQPTWLILIYGVLGAFFMPFLAITLLWLLNTSHTPAEWRNKWASNIGLIICALLFAWLAFDQVRTSITDLLG from the coding sequence ATGTCACAAGCAGCAAGGATCGAGACGTCCGAAACCCCACGCTGGCGGATCCTGGGTCCTGGCCTCGTCGTGGCCGCGACCGGTGTCGGCGCCGCCGACCTGGTCGCCACCCTGATCGCCGGTAGCAAGTACGGCTACGCCCTGCTGTGGGCCGTCGTCATCGGCTGCGTGCTCAAGGTGGTGCTCGTCGAAGGCGCCGGACGCTACAGTCTGGCCACCGGCGAGACGATCTTCCAGGGCTGGCGGCGTCTGGGCATCTGGACGACGATCTACTTCGGCCCCTACATCGTGATCTGGGGCTTCATCTACGGTGCCGCGGCGATGGCGGGCACCGGCCTGGCGCTGGCGGCGCTCTTCTCGTTCGCCTCGGTGAAGGTCTGGGGCATCCTCTCCGGCCTGATCGGTCTCGCCATCGTATGGGCCGGCCGCTACGGGCTCTTCGAGAAGTTCCTCGCGGTCCTGGTCGGCATCATGTTCGTCACCATGGTCGCTGCCGCGATCATCACCGTGCCCAACCTTCCGGATCTCCTCAAGGGCCTCGTCCCGACCATCCCGGAGGGCTCGCTGGTGAACCTGCTCTCGGTCGCCGGCGGCGTCGGCGGCACGATCACCCTGGCCGCCTACGGCTACTGGCTGCGCGAGAAGGGCTGGAGCACCCCGAGCTTCATGCGCGTGATGCGGCTCGACAACACCACGGCGTACGTCGTGACCGGCATCTTCGTGGTCGCGACCCTCATCGTCGGCGCCGAGCTGCTCTACTCGGCCCAGATCGCCATCGGCACCGGCGACCAGGGCATGCTCGACCTGTCCAAGGTGCTCGCCGACCGCTACGGCAACTGGTTCGGCAAGCTGTTCCTGATCGGCTTCTGGGCGGCGGCGATGTCGTCCCTGGTCGGCGTCTGGAACGGCGTCAGCCTGATGTTCGCCGACTTCATGGGCACGGTCCGCGGCAAGGCGGACGAGCCCGAGGCCAAGAGCGGCGGGATCTGGTACCGCTCCTACATCCTCTGGCTGACCTTCCCCCCGATGATCTGGCTCCTGCTGGCCGACCAGCCCACCTGGCTGATCCTCATCTACGGAGTCCTGGGCGCGTTCTTCATGCCATTCCTGGCGATCACGCTGCTCTGGCTCCTCAACACCAGCCACACCCCGGCGGAGTGGCGCAACAAGTGGGCCTCCAACATCGGCCTCATCATCTGTGCCCTGCTCTTCGCCTGGCTCGCCTTCGATCAGGTACGCACCTCCATCACCGACCTCCTCGGCTGA
- a CDS encoding winged helix-turn-helix transcriptional regulator, with protein MTWHPSTDEPVEACPIAPAVELIFSRWTTPILWALHEYGTQRFVELERRLGTISSKVLTQRLRQLERDGLVERRYHAEVPPRVEYDITDLGRSLQPVFAAVGTWSEANMPAVETARQAYTGPLPR; from the coding sequence ATGACCTGGCACCCGAGCACCGACGAGCCGGTGGAGGCATGCCCGATCGCGCCGGCGGTCGAGCTGATCTTCAGCCGGTGGACCACGCCGATCCTGTGGGCCCTGCACGAATACGGCACTCAGCGCTTCGTGGAGCTGGAGCGCCGCCTGGGCACGATCTCGTCGAAGGTGCTGACCCAGCGCCTGCGCCAGCTCGAGCGCGACGGCCTCGTGGAGCGCCGCTACCACGCCGAGGTCCCGCCCCGGGTGGAGTACGACATCACCGACCTGGGTCGCAGCCTCCAGCCGGTCTTCGCCGCCGTCGGCACCTGGTCGGAGGCGAACATGCCCGCCGTGGAGACCGCACGACAGGCCTACACCGGTCCGTTACCCCGCTGA